A window of the Hordeum vulgare subsp. vulgare chromosome 5H, MorexV3_pseudomolecules_assembly, whole genome shotgun sequence genome harbors these coding sequences:
- the LOC123396003 gene encoding osmotin-like protein yields the protein MAAMAERLVIGTLLAAAFLASSASASAADTTRLTLHNLCPYPVWPLVTPNTGFPAICDNAVRLEGNGHGLVSFTFPPTFWAGRLVARTGCTSPSRCETGNARPVGVVQLAVHSAEGGGHRQQDLAVYSVSLVDGFNVPAVVSPQSIGGDGPCPALGCAADLNAGCPPAQRVVGAGGRVVACKGPSGYFKQRCPLTRTTPIDREPVPQNCHAPGELKVVFCQPAMVDADAAAQPEIGVAKN from the coding sequence ATGGCTGCCATGGCCGAGCGCCTCGTGATCGGCACCCTGCTGGCCGCCGCCTTCCTGGCGTCATCCGCATCGGCATCGGCGGCGGACACCACCAGGCTGACCCTGCACAACCTGTGCCCGTACCCCGTGTGGCCGCTGGTCACCCCGAACACGGGCTTCCCCGCCATCTGCGACAACGCCGTCCGCCTCGAAGGCAACGGCCACGGACTCGTCTCCTTCACCTTCCCGCCAACCTTCTGGGCCGGGCGCCTGGTGGCGCGCACCGGCTGCACGTCGCCGTCGCGGTGCGAGACGGGGAACGCGCGGCCCGTGGGCGTGGTGCAGCTGGCCGTGCACTCGGCCGAGGGTGGCGGGCATCGGCAACAGGACCTGGCGGTGTACAGCGTGAGCCTGGTGGACGGGTTCAACGTGCCGGCGGTGGTGAGCCCGCAGTCCATCGGCGGCGACGGGCCGTGCCCGGCCCTGGGGTGCGCGGCGGACCTGAACGCCGGGTGCCCGCCGGCACAGCGCGTGGTGGGCGCCGGCGGCCGCGTGGTCGCGTGCAAGGGGCCGTCCGGGTACTTCAAGCAGCGGTGCCCGCTGACGCGGACGACGCCGATCGACAGGGAGCCCGTGCCGCAGAACTGCCACGCGCCCGGCGAGCTCAAGGTCGTCTTCTGCCAGCCCGCGATGGTCGACGCCGACGCCGCCGCACAGCCGGAAATCGGCGTCGCCAAGAACTAG